A genomic window from Cystobacter ferrugineus includes:
- a CDS encoding phosphotransferase, translating to MPIVHLTPSDLEARTARAVAAATSAGRALGFDVADPRVLHDQFSVVVHLAPSPVVVRIPVALPPGLDGAPQTARQVRELAVVAWLADRGLPVVRPSPLVPREPVRRDGFSMTFWEYVDVDASRQPDYIADAALAADLHAALRDYPGELPFLSPLSETVPTCLALLEENPGLLAPADLERLRAEWTVLAPVLSSREGFARVFPQASLQPIHGDAPSYNVIRTAAGVRYADFEDVNLGPVEWDLAFLGAEGAAVYDARAAKVGVRPLDPAVLRVMDAAGSLRMVASYALVPQLPRLAEWLAQPLALWRTKPFAGGVG from the coding sequence ATGCCCATCGTGCACTTGACCCCCTCCGATCTCGAGGCCCGCACGGCGCGGGCCGTGGCCGCGGCGACGAGCGCGGGCCGCGCGCTTGGATTCGACGTGGCGGACCCCAGGGTCCTGCACGATCAGTTCTCCGTCGTCGTGCACCTGGCTCCCTCACCGGTGGTGGTGCGGATCCCCGTTGCACTGCCTCCAGGGCTTGACGGGGCGCCGCAGACGGCGCGTCAGGTGCGCGAGCTGGCCGTGGTCGCGTGGCTGGCGGACCGGGGGCTTCCGGTCGTGCGCCCAAGCCCCCTCGTCCCCCGCGAGCCCGTGCGGCGGGATGGCTTCTCGATGACGTTCTGGGAGTACGTGGACGTCGATGCCTCGCGCCAGCCGGACTACATCGCCGACGCGGCGCTCGCGGCCGACCTGCACGCGGCGTTGCGCGACTACCCGGGCGAGCTGCCCTTCCTCTCGCCCCTCTCCGAGACGGTTCCCACGTGCCTGGCACTATTGGAGGAGAACCCCGGACTGTTGGCCCCCGCCGACCTCGAGCGGCTGCGGGCGGAGTGGACCGTTCTCGCGCCCGTGCTCTCGTCGCGCGAGGGCTTCGCCCGGGTGTTCCCCCAGGCCAGCCTCCAGCCCATTCATGGGGACGCGCCCTCGTACAACGTCATCCGGACGGCCGCGGGGGTGCGCTACGCGGACTTCGAGGACGTGAACCTGGGCCCGGTGGAGTGGGACCTGGCCTTCCTGGGCGCGGAGGGGGCCGCCGTCTACGACGCGAGGGCGGCGAAGGTGGGCGTGCGGCCGCTCGACCCGGCGGTGCTGCGCGTCATGGACGCGGCGGGCTCACTGCGGATGGTGGCGAGCTACGCCCTGGTGCCCCAGTTGCCCCGGTTGGCCGAGTGGCTCGCACAGCCCCTTGCGCTCTGGAGGACGAAGCCGTTCGCGGGCGGAGTGGGCTGA
- a CDS encoding helix-turn-helix domain-containing protein — protein sequence MSTPPVAADAAPAFLTVEEAAEILRVNRKTLYEAIRLEQVPGVARIGKTLRIRRAALLEWTAGKGRDSALGSRK from the coding sequence ATGAGCACGCCCCCCGTTGCTGCTGACGCCGCGCCCGCGTTTCTCACGGTGGAGGAAGCCGCCGAAATACTGCGCGTGAACAGGAAGACGCTCTACGAAGCGATCCGGCTTGAGCAGGTTCCCGGCGTCGCTCGCATCGGGAAAACTCTCCGCATCCGCCGCGCTGCCCTGCTAGAGTGGACAGCCGGTAAGGGCCGTGATTCTGCGCTCGGAAGTCGGAAATGA
- a CDS encoding alpha/beta fold hydrolase: MSPRAPFHMMPIPPKQKASIQGQTLEYIIAGKGSPTLVLINGAGGPIEGWYKVMEPLSALGTVFAYNRPGIGGSGKPVVPQTGEVIVESLRALLLHAHLSPPYLLVGHSLGGLAVNLFARTFPEEVSGVVLLDATAPEDVSVMARHQGGFQRFAQRTLDAIFGKDEFGETEHVSHTVDLFQHAGPFPDIPLVVVTGGRPAMAWATPAQALAARAEHQRGLAALSPQGKQIIASQSGHFPQLTEPEVVVDAVRLVSARRPLS; this comes from the coding sequence GTGAGCCCGCGAGCACCCTTCCACATGATGCCCATTCCGCCGAAGCAGAAAGCCAGCATCCAGGGGCAGACCCTCGAGTACATCATCGCGGGGAAGGGCTCCCCCACCCTCGTGCTCATCAATGGTGCCGGTGGCCCCATCGAGGGCTGGTACAAGGTGATGGAGCCGCTGTCCGCGCTGGGGACCGTCTTCGCCTACAACCGCCCAGGCATTGGCGGCAGCGGGAAGCCGGTTGTCCCGCAGACCGGGGAGGTCATCGTCGAGTCGCTTCGTGCGCTCCTGCTTCACGCCCACCTGTCTCCGCCCTACCTCCTGGTGGGCCATTCGCTCGGTGGCCTCGCCGTCAACCTCTTCGCCCGAACATTCCCAGAGGAGGTTTCAGGCGTGGTGCTGCTCGATGCCACCGCGCCCGAGGACGTCAGCGTCATGGCCAGACATCAAGGCGGCTTTCAGCGTTTCGCCCAGCGCACGCTCGATGCGATCTTCGGAAAGGATGAGTTCGGAGAGACGGAACACGTTTCACACACCGTCGACCTCTTCCAGCACGCGGGCCCCTTCCCAGACATCCCACTCGTCGTCGTGACGGGCGGTAGACCCGCCATGGCATGGGCGACCCCGGCGCAAGCCCTCGCCGCACGAGCGGAACACCAGCGGGGCCTGGCCGCACTGTCGCCCCAGGGAAAGCAGATCATCGCCAGCCAGAGCGGACACTTCCCGCAGCTCACGGAGCCAGAAGTCGTGGTGGATGCCGTGCGCCTCGTCAGTGCTCGCCGGCCCCTGTCTTGA
- a CDS encoding tyrosine-type recombinase/integrase, whose protein sequence is MSIRLRKWQNKAGKVEEAWQVDFVFHHPDGRRQRVVKFSPVQTRRGAEQYERELRASLLNGTFGKENNTGERPMTLAEFAPRFLTYSENNNKHSSVVSKSQILEAHILSFFGGMALAAIGPAEIEDFKAVMRKKKSAARARKEAPTRAALRKRSGEEPKPLSLKTINNVLTVLSKLLAVAEEQRVIEQAPRVRLFAKLPKPPFDFLTFEEAERLLNAAEPEWRALLLVALKAGLRQGELIGLQWSDVDFQCGKLHVRRTIWRGVSGLPKGGRERTVELPGSAVDALKGHRHLRGPYVFCQEDGRPLTDGLLKLPLRRALQRAGITREQGRIGWHDLRHTYGSHLAMRGIPLTVIKELMGHAAIDMTERYAHLSPDTRREAVGVFDRPSAPACDIRATRMEDAANHP, encoded by the coding sequence ATGAGCATCAGATTGCGGAAGTGGCAGAACAAGGCAGGAAAGGTCGAGGAGGCTTGGCAAGTGGACTTCGTGTTCCACCACCCGGACGGACGGCGACAGCGAGTCGTGAAGTTCTCGCCTGTGCAGACGCGCCGGGGTGCCGAGCAGTATGAGCGCGAATTGCGCGCCTCCCTCCTTAATGGAACCTTTGGAAAGGAGAACAACACCGGGGAGCGCCCTATGACATTGGCGGAGTTTGCCCCGCGCTTCCTTACCTACAGCGAGAACAACAACAAGCACTCCAGCGTCGTCAGCAAGAGCCAAATCCTAGAGGCTCACATCCTGTCGTTTTTCGGTGGAATGGCTCTGGCTGCCATTGGCCCGGCTGAGATAGAGGATTTCAAGGCTGTCATGCGCAAGAAGAAGTCGGCAGCGCGCGCCCGGAAGGAGGCCCCCACGCGGGCAGCCCTCCGCAAGCGCAGCGGCGAGGAACCGAAGCCACTGAGCCTCAAAACCATCAACAACGTGTTGACGGTGCTGAGCAAGCTGCTGGCGGTCGCGGAAGAGCAGCGGGTCATCGAGCAGGCGCCGCGTGTGAGGCTCTTCGCGAAGCTGCCGAAGCCGCCCTTTGATTTCCTCACCTTCGAGGAGGCAGAGCGCCTGCTCAACGCCGCCGAGCCGGAATGGCGAGCGCTGCTGCTGGTGGCGCTCAAGGCGGGGCTGCGGCAAGGGGAGCTGATCGGGCTCCAGTGGAGCGACGTGGACTTCCAGTGCGGCAAGCTGCACGTCCGCCGTACCATCTGGCGCGGTGTCTCGGGCTTGCCCAAGGGCGGACGCGAGAGGACGGTGGAGCTGCCGGGCTCGGCAGTGGACGCGCTCAAGGGACACCGGCACCTGCGCGGCCCTTACGTGTTCTGCCAGGAGGACGGTCGGCCGCTGACTGACGGGCTGCTCAAGCTGCCGCTGCGCCGGGCCCTCCAGCGGGCGGGCATCACGCGCGAGCAGGGCCGCATCGGCTGGCACGACCTGCGGCACACCTACGGCAGCCACCTCGCCATGAGGGGGATTCCGCTGACGGTCATCAAGGAGCTGATGGGGCACGCGGCCATCGACATGACGGAGCGCTACGCCCACCTGAGCCCGGACACGCGCAGAGAGGCGGTCGGGGTTTTCGACCGGCCCTCTGCGCCCGCGTGCGACATACGTGCAACACGGATGGAGGACGCTGCCAACCACCCGTAA